One genomic region from Schistocerca gregaria isolate iqSchGreg1 unplaced genomic scaffold, iqSchGreg1.2 ptg001227l, whole genome shotgun sequence encodes:
- the LOC126329921 gene encoding ATPase ASNA1 homolog: MDALLQEVAEELDVLPSTIQNILDKKSLKWVFIGGKGGVGKTTCSSTIAVLLSRVRESVLIISTDPAHNLSDAFGQQFTGKPTLVKGFENLFAMEIDPTFEEDTVPDVLKQDSSMLNTLKDLILSLPGIDEAMSFAEVMRQVQKLQFDVVVFDTAPTGHTLRLLSFPATMDKALSQMANMKHKFSNVFNQFSSMFRGNQNAEQMEEKLESTRHIIEEVHKQFKNSDLTTFVCVCIPEFLSLYETERLVQELIKFEMDVCNIIINQVLFSEKETGCKLCEARTKMQAKYINQIEALYQDFHVIKLPLLKGEIRGVNGEYGLINFGNYMLHPYEDEWNLKNNVVEQ; the protein is encoded by the exons ATGGACGCTCTGCTCCAAGAAGTAGCAGAAGAGCTGGACGTCCTGCCATCTACcattcagaacattctggacaaaaaaTCGCTCAAATGGGTCTTCATAGGTGGAAAGGGTGGAGTAGGCAAGACGACTTGCTCTAGCACCATCGCCGTTTTGCTCAGCCGAGTTCGAGAAAGCGTCTTGATCATATCCACAGACCCCGCACACAACCTGAGTGATGCCTTTGGACAGCAGTTTACGGGAAAGCCCACTCTGGTCAAAGGTTTCGAAAACTTGTTTGCTATG GAAATCGACCCCACGTTCGAAGAAGATACGGTTCCGGATGTCTTGAAGCAAGACTCCAGCATGCTGAACACGCTAAAAGACCTGATTCTCTCGCTTCCCGGAATAGATGAGGCCATGAGCTTCGCCGAAGTCATGAG ACAAGTCCAAAAGCTACAATTCGACGTGGTGGTCTTCGATACGGCTCCAACGGGACACACTTTGAGATTGCTGAGCTTTCCTGCTACGATGGATAAGGCGCTGTCCCAAATGGCAAACATGAAACATAAATTCTCCAACGTGTTCAACCAATTCTCCTCCATGTTCAGAGGGAACCAAAACGCAGAACAAATggaagaaaagctagaatcaacgAGACACATCATAGAAGAAGTCCACAAACAGTTCAAGAATTCAGACCTTACAACTTTTGTGTGTGTCTGCATCCCGGAATTTCTATCTTTGTATGAAACCGAGCGCCTCGTCCAAGAGCTCATCAAGTTCGAAATGGATGTTTGCAACATCATCATTAATCAAGTATTGTTTTCAGAAAAAG AGACGGGCTGCAAGCTTTGCGAGGCGCGAACAAAAATGCAGGCCAAGTATATAAATCAGATAGAGGCGCTGTACCAAGATTTTCACGTCATCAAATTGCCTCTGCTAAAGGGTGAAATTCGAGGTGTGAATGGAGAGTACGGGCTCATCAACTTTGGAAATTACATGCTCCACCCTTACGAGGACGAATGGAATTTAAAGAACAATGTTGTAGAGCAATAA
- the LOC126329926 gene encoding GTPase-activating protein skywalker-like, whose product MRLAHTPDADMTKTLKIHAYEFAGTWINHLFVDIMPYYVVIRLFDAYLHQGIQMLFRFGLALLYRFQDQLLKCCKKEDFLKTIKDQIQQTKLPCEIFKLAWKFKIKSSILNWSTIKAMKRCEFSDLSKITKSPQLSYQPKLNFSSKIIDDSYWRLIYSWIPNRHRIKDPVLLFGESGKPELSLKKMYKVTEDWAPTVLLVKSAQDRVFGFFMSCLWRMTKQHEHIGTEECFLFQLIPDREKYGWQPKSNNIFLIAQEELFSMGAGQDGFGLCVCANGMGSSEACETFQNRPLNGDGPRLFRCTELEVFGFE is encoded by the exons ATGCGCCTTGCTCACACGCCCGATGCAGACATGACCAAGACACTTAAAATTCACGCGTACGAATTCGCCGGAACGTGGATCAACCACCTCTTCGTTGATATCATGCCCTACTACGTCGTGATCAGGCTGTTTGACGCGTACCTCCACCAAGGCATCCAAATGCTGTTCAGGTTCGGTCTCGCGTTGTTATACAGGTTCCAGGACCAACTCCTCAAATGCTGCAAGAAAGAGGACTTTCTGAAAACCATCAAGGACCAAATCCAGCAGACCAAGCTCCCTTGTGAAATATTCAAGTTGGCGTGGAAATTCAAGATCAAGTCGAGCATCCTCAATTGGAGCACCATCAAAGCCATGAAAAGGTGCGAGTTCTCGGATTTGTCAAAAATCACCAAGTCACCGCAACTCTCCTATCAACCGAAGCTGAACTTCTCGAGTAAAATCATTGACGATAGCTACTGGAGGCTGATCTACTCCTGGATACCAAACAGGCACAGAATTAAGGACCCGGTGCTTTTATTCGGTGAGAGTGGAAAACCTGAGTTGAGCCTTAAAAAAATGTACAAGGTCACTGAGGATTGGGCGCCAACAGTCCTCCTCGTCAAGTCGGCTCAAGATCGA GTATTCGGATTCTTCATGTCTTGTCTGTGGCGAATGACCAAGCAACACGAACACATCGGCACGGAGGAATGCTTCCTGTTCCAGTTAATTCCGGACAGAGAAAAATACGGCTGGCAACCAAAATCCAATAATATATTCCTAATTGCCCAAGAAGAGCTGTTCTCTATGGGCGCCGGACA AGATGGGTTTGGCCTGTGCGTCTGCGCCAACGGCATGGGCAGTAGCGAGGCCTGCGAAACGTTTCAAAACAGGCCTCTCAACGGAGATGGCCCAAGGCTGTTCCGCTGCACCGAACTGGAAGTGTTCGGGTTTGAGTGA